A DNA window from Minwuia thermotolerans contains the following coding sequences:
- a CDS encoding fatty acid--CoA ligase, producing MSGMKNVADVLRGHAKTRGDKIALVYRGRETDFATLDRRASRVANGLIAAGVKPQQRVALLTRNCDQFMELYYGCAKANAVIVPVNFRLAGPEIAYIVNDAGAEVFFVGEGFAELAAENMADMPKVRQVVSLEGEGGYEDYAAWRDRQSGADPMVDNDPDDIASQLYSSGTTGHPKGVQLSHQSGLNLWPLLADPNEPAYGRWSEADVNLVCMPLYHVGGLNNALAGLYVGARTVIMAEAVPAEILKLIPEQRVTKSFLVPALILFLLQTPGCRDTDFSSLDEIWYGAAPIPVELLKQALEVFGPVFGQAYGMTESNGGGVYMPKADHDLSKPERLKSCGKPAPGYEVKVVDEDGNEVPTGEVGEIILKSNTLMAGYWNLPEATAKTLRDGWLWSGDAGYFDDEGFLYIYDRVKDMIISGGENIYPAEIESALFGHPAIADVAIIGVPDERWGEAVKAVVVKKPDAALSEAEVIDYARQRIAHYKCPKSVDFVDELPRNPTGKILKRELRKPYWEEIGRQVS from the coding sequence ATGTCCGGAATGAAGAACGTCGCGGACGTGCTGCGCGGCCACGCGAAGACCCGCGGAGACAAGATCGCGCTGGTCTATCGCGGACGCGAGACGGATTTCGCGACCCTGGACCGGCGCGCCAGCCGGGTCGCCAACGGGCTGATCGCGGCGGGCGTGAAGCCGCAGCAGCGCGTCGCCCTGCTGACCCGGAACTGCGACCAGTTCATGGAGCTCTACTACGGCTGCGCCAAGGCCAATGCGGTGATCGTCCCGGTGAACTTCCGCCTGGCCGGGCCGGAGATCGCCTACATCGTCAACGACGCCGGGGCGGAGGTGTTCTTCGTCGGCGAGGGCTTCGCGGAACTGGCGGCGGAGAACATGGCCGACATGCCGAAGGTCCGGCAGGTGGTCTCGCTCGAGGGGGAGGGCGGCTACGAGGACTACGCCGCCTGGCGCGACCGGCAGTCCGGCGCCGACCCGATGGTCGACAACGACCCCGACGATATCGCCTCCCAGCTCTATTCCAGCGGCACCACGGGGCATCCGAAGGGAGTGCAACTCAGCCATCAGAGTGGCCTCAACCTCTGGCCGCTGCTGGCCGACCCGAACGAACCGGCTTATGGCCGCTGGTCGGAGGCCGACGTCAACCTGGTCTGCATGCCGCTCTATCACGTGGGCGGGCTGAACAACGCGCTGGCCGGCCTCTATGTGGGCGCGCGGACGGTGATCATGGCCGAGGCGGTGCCGGCCGAGATCCTGAAGCTGATCCCCGAGCAGAGGGTCACCAAAAGCTTCCTGGTGCCGGCGCTGATCCTGTTCCTGTTGCAGACGCCGGGCTGCCGCGACACCGATTTCTCCTCGCTGGACGAGATCTGGTACGGCGCGGCGCCGATCCCGGTCGAGTTGCTGAAGCAGGCGCTGGAGGTCTTCGGCCCTGTCTTCGGGCAGGCCTACGGCATGACCGAATCCAACGGCGGCGGCGTCTACATGCCCAAGGCCGATCACGACCTGTCGAAGCCGGAACGGCTGAAGTCCTGCGGCAAGCCGGCGCCGGGCTATGAGGTGAAGGTGGTCGACGAGGACGGCAACGAAGTGCCGACAGGCGAGGTGGGCGAGATCATCCTGAAGTCGAACACGCTGATGGCCGGCTACTGGAACCTGCCCGAGGCGACGGCGAAGACGCTGCGCGACGGCTGGCTCTGGTCGGGCGACGCCGGCTATTTCGACGACGAAGGCTTCCTCTACATCTACGACCGGGTGAAGGACATGATCATCTCCGGCGGCGAGAACATCTATCCCGCCGAGATCGAGAGCGCCCTGTTCGGCCATCCGGCGATCGCCGACGTCGCCATCATCGGCGTGCCCGACGAGCGCTGGGGCGAGGCGGTGAAGGCGGTCGTCGTGAAGAAGCCCGATGCGGCGCTCTCCGAAGCGGAGGTCATCGACTACGCCCGCCAGCGCATCGCGCACTACAAGTGCCCGAAATCGGTGGACTTCGTCGACGAACTGCCGCGCAACCCGACGGGCAAGATCCTCAAGCGCGAACTGCGCAAGCCTTACTGGGAAGAGATCGGCCGGCAGGTGAGTTAG
- a CDS encoding MBL fold metallo-hydrolase codes for MSFKVKFWGVRGSIATPGPRYVSFGGNTSCIEVACGGRRIIFDAGTGIRNLGHWLTRKNVKHAHMLLSHTHWDHINGFPFFSPAFKKDQHFTIMAGHLSDQGSGIREVLASQMTQPTFPVPIEIMQAKMDFEDFSAGDTFTIDNDITIRTTALNHPDGATAYRVDYQGNSMCYVTDTEHVPGKPDENILALIEGADVVIYDCTYSDKEFESKVGWGHSTWQEGMRLCQAANVRQHIIFHHDPDHEDMYMERLEEEARFQWIGNTVARENMRLRVG; via the coding sequence TTGAGTTTCAAGGTCAAGTTCTGGGGCGTCCGCGGCTCGATCGCCACGCCCGGCCCGCGTTACGTCTCCTTCGGCGGCAATACGAGCTGTATCGAGGTCGCCTGCGGCGGTCGACGGATCATATTCGACGCCGGCACGGGCATCCGGAACCTGGGCCACTGGCTGACCAGAAAGAACGTCAAGCATGCGCACATGCTGCTCAGCCATACCCACTGGGATCACATCAACGGCTTTCCCTTCTTCTCGCCCGCCTTCAAGAAGGATCAGCACTTTACCATCATGGCCGGCCACCTTTCCGATCAGGGGTCCGGTATCCGGGAGGTGCTGGCCAGCCAGATGACCCAGCCGACCTTTCCCGTGCCGATCGAGATCATGCAGGCGAAGATGGACTTCGAGGATTTCAGCGCCGGCGACACCTTCACCATCGACAACGACATCACGATCCGCACCACGGCGCTCAACCATCCCGACGGGGCCACTGCCTACCGCGTCGACTATCAGGGCAACTCCATGTGCTACGTCACCGACACCGAGCACGTGCCGGGCAAGCCCGACGAAAACATCCTCGCCCTGATCGAGGGCGCGGATGTGGTGATCTACGACTGCACCTATTCCGACAAGGAATTCGAGAGCAAGGTCGGCTGGGGCCATTCCACCTGGCAGGAGGGCATGCGCCTCTGCCAGGCCGCGAACGTCCGCCAGCACATCATCTTCCACCACGATCCCGACCACGAGGACATGTACATGGAGCGTCTCGAGGAAGAGGCGCGTTTCCAGTGGATCGGCAACACCGTGGCGCGGGAGAACATGCGCCTGCGCGTCGGCTGA
- a CDS encoding M20 aminoacylase family protein encodes MSLIDELKRIQPEMTEWRRDIHRHPETAFEEDRTADKVAGLLEEFGLQVHRGLAKTGVVGTLKAGTGNRAIGLRADMDALDLQELNEFDHRSVNDGKMHACGHDGHTAMLLGAARHLSANPDFDGTVHFIFQPAEENLAGGRVMVQDGLFERFPVEAVYGMHNWPGLPVGKFAACVGPMMASADFFELKLTGRGGHGAFPHLSRDPVLAAAHIITAWQSIVSRNTDPMKAAVISATQIESGFTGNVIPETAVIRGTTRTFDAGVQDMVEERMGALARSLAEGFGMRADFRYDRRYAPTVNSPEEFGHAMAAARALVGEANVNDHLTPVMGAEDFGWMLRERPGCYVFVGNGEGQQGGCEVHNPNYDFNDDTLPVGAAYWSQLVRMQLPADRAAG; translated from the coding sequence ATGAGCCTGATCGATGAGCTGAAACGCATCCAGCCGGAGATGACCGAATGGCGGCGCGATATCCACCGTCATCCCGAGACCGCCTTCGAGGAGGACCGCACCGCCGACAAGGTGGCCGGCCTGCTGGAGGAATTCGGCCTGCAGGTGCATCGGGGCCTGGCGAAGACCGGCGTTGTCGGCACGCTGAAGGCCGGCACGGGCAACCGCGCCATCGGGCTGCGCGCCGACATGGACGCGCTGGATCTGCAGGAACTCAACGAATTCGATCACCGCTCGGTCAATGACGGCAAGATGCACGCCTGCGGCCATGACGGGCACACGGCCATGCTGCTGGGCGCGGCGCGGCACCTGTCGGCCAATCCGGATTTCGACGGCACGGTGCACTTCATCTTCCAGCCGGCCGAGGAGAACCTGGCCGGCGGCCGGGTCATGGTCCAGGACGGGCTTTTCGAGCGTTTCCCCGTCGAAGCCGTCTATGGCATGCACAACTGGCCCGGCCTGCCGGTGGGCAAGTTCGCCGCCTGCGTCGGGCCGATGATGGCGTCGGCCGATTTCTTCGAGCTGAAGCTGACCGGCCGGGGCGGCCACGGCGCCTTCCCGCATCTGTCGCGCGATCCTGTGCTGGCCGCGGCCCACATCATCACCGCCTGGCAGAGCATCGTCAGCCGCAACACCGATCCCATGAAGGCCGCCGTGATCAGCGCGACGCAGATCGAATCGGGCTTCACCGGCAATGTCATCCCGGAGACGGCCGTGATCCGCGGCACCACGCGGACCTTCGATGCCGGCGTCCAGGACATGGTCGAGGAACGCATGGGCGCGCTGGCGCGCAGCCTGGCCGAGGGTTTCGGAATGCGCGCCGACTTCCGCTACGACCGGCGTTACGCGCCCACGGTGAATTCCCCCGAAGAGTTCGGTCACGCCATGGCCGCGGCCCGGGCGCTGGTGGGTGAGGCCAACGTCAACGACCACCTGACGCCGGTGATGGGCGCGGAGGACTTCGGCTGGATGCTGCGTGAGCGGCCGGGCTGCTACGTCTTCGTCGGCAATGGGGAAGGTCAGCAGGGCGGCTGCGAGGTACACAATCCGAACTACGACTTCAACGACGATACCCTGCCCGTCGGCGCCGCCTACTGGTCTCAGCTCGTCCGGATGCAGCTTCCCGCCGACCGCGCCGCCGGGTGA
- a CDS encoding pyridoxal phosphate-dependent decarboxylase family protein, with the protein MTRTTFPDHGTDADDLLDAMEAMKAGDIDWRAGRTPLYVFRATDSAAEIGQAAFNRFFTENALGGKRAFLSVGRMEREVIDMALDLFHAPGDADGHMTTGGSESIFMAVKAARDAHRAAGSKAGQQLNIVMPESAHPAFDKAAQAMEIEMRRVGLAQSRRADPAAMADAADARTMMMVASAPCFPFGVIDPVAEVAAVARERGIWLHVDACVGGYLIPFAKANGEDLPDFDFQVEGVRSISADLHKYGFCPKPASTVFFRDADDMARSAFDFDVWANGRFVTHTIAGTRPAGAVAGAWAVLNHLGREGYCAVARDLLKMARAYRAGIEAVEGLHMLAEPDLTILNFGADGFDIFAAADRMAAKGWLPGRTQDPRGLHLMLSMLHARAREAYLADLAEAVDAVRREGGASAAKAVY; encoded by the coding sequence ATGACCAGGACCACCTTCCCCGACCACGGAACCGATGCCGATGACCTGCTCGACGCCATGGAGGCGATGAAGGCCGGCGACATCGACTGGCGGGCGGGGCGGACCCCGCTTTACGTCTTCCGGGCGACGGACAGCGCGGCGGAGATCGGTCAGGCCGCGTTCAACCGCTTCTTCACCGAGAACGCGCTGGGCGGAAAACGCGCCTTCCTGTCCGTCGGCCGCATGGAGCGGGAGGTGATCGACATGGCGCTCGATCTCTTCCATGCGCCCGGGGACGCGGACGGCCACATGACCACGGGCGGCTCGGAGAGCATCTTCATGGCGGTGAAGGCCGCCCGCGACGCCCACCGCGCCGCCGGATCGAAGGCCGGCCAGCAGCTCAACATCGTCATGCCGGAAAGCGCCCATCCCGCCTTCGACAAGGCCGCACAGGCGATGGAGATCGAGATGCGGCGCGTTGGTCTGGCGCAGAGCCGCCGCGCCGATCCGGCGGCGATGGCGGATGCCGCCGACGCGCGCACCATGATGATGGTCGCCTCCGCGCCGTGCTTTCCCTTCGGCGTCATCGATCCGGTCGCGGAGGTGGCGGCGGTGGCGCGCGAGCGCGGGATCTGGCTGCATGTCGACGCCTGTGTCGGCGGCTATCTGATCCCCTTCGCGAAGGCCAATGGCGAAGACCTGCCGGACTTCGACTTCCAGGTCGAGGGCGTGCGCTCGATCTCTGCGGACCTGCACAAGTACGGCTTCTGCCCCAAGCCGGCATCCACCGTCTTCTTCCGCGACGCCGACGACATGGCGCGCAGTGCCTTCGATTTCGACGTCTGGGCCAATGGCCGCTTCGTCACCCACACCATTGCCGGCACGCGGCCGGCGGGCGCGGTCGCCGGGGCCTGGGCGGTGCTGAACCATCTGGGCCGGGAAGGCTACTGCGCCGTCGCCCGCGATCTGCTGAAGATGGCGCGCGCCTACCGCGCCGGGATCGAGGCGGTCGAGGGGCTGCACATGCTGGCCGAGCCGGACCTGACGATCCTGAACTTCGGCGCGGACGGGTTCGATATCTTCGCCGCCGCCGACCGCATGGCTGCGAAGGGCTGGCTGCCGGGGCGGACCCAGGACCCGCGCGGGCTGCACCTGATGCTGTCGATGCTGCATGCGCGGGCGCGCGAAGCCTATCTCGCCGATCTCGCCGAGGCGGTGGACGCCGTCCGCCGCGAGGGCGGGGCATCGGCGGCGAAGGCGGTCTATTGA
- a CDS encoding zinc ABC transporter substrate-binding protein — protein MARGLKTGLLAAAAVVMGAASQLSAAPKVVASIQPVHSLAASVMEGVGQPYLLVPPGASPHSHALKPSDARALSEADVVFWIGPAISTFLRKPLEELAGNAEIVTLMDAPGLRLLPVREGGEFEAHGHDHGEGHGHDDHGHQDEKHEGHAHGENARPEHPEAHVWLETGNAAAMARAMAEHLARADPGNAARYRANAETLSARLAALGEELHEMLEPVEDRPFVVFHDAWAHFETQFHLRAVGSITISSEVQPGARRISRLKSRVSDLGAVCVFAEPQFDSRLVATIADGTAVRVGIADPLGADIPPGPGHYETLMRRAAAAFRDCLGG, from the coding sequence ATGGCGCGGGGATTGAAAACGGGACTGCTGGCCGCCGCCGCGGTTGTGATGGGCGCGGCGTCCCAGCTCTCGGCGGCGCCGAAGGTCGTGGCCTCGATCCAGCCGGTCCACTCGCTGGCGGCTTCGGTGATGGAAGGCGTCGGCCAGCCCTATCTGCTGGTCCCGCCGGGCGCCTCGCCGCACAGCCATGCGCTGAAGCCCTCCGACGCCCGGGCCCTGTCCGAAGCGGATGTCGTCTTCTGGATCGGCCCCGCGATCTCGACTTTCCTGCGCAAACCCCTCGAGGAGCTCGCGGGCAATGCCGAAATCGTCACGCTGATGGACGCGCCGGGTCTGCGTCTTCTGCCCGTGCGCGAGGGCGGCGAGTTCGAGGCCCATGGCCATGACCATGGCGAGGGCCACGGGCACGACGACCACGGGCACCAGGACGAGAAGCACGAGGGCCATGCTCACGGCGAGAACGCGCGCCCCGAACACCCGGAAGCGCATGTCTGGCTGGAGACCGGCAACGCCGCCGCCATGGCGCGGGCTATGGCCGAACACCTCGCCCGGGCCGATCCCGGCAACGCGGCGCGATACCGCGCCAACGCCGAGACGCTGAGCGCGCGGCTCGCGGCGCTGGGCGAGGAATTGCACGAGATGCTCGAGCCGGTCGAGGACCGGCCCTTCGTCGTCTTCCACGACGCCTGGGCGCATTTCGAGACGCAGTTCCACCTGCGCGCCGTCGGTTCGATCACCATCAGCTCCGAGGTCCAGCCCGGCGCCAGGCGCATCAGCCGCCTGAAGTCCCGCGTCAGCGACCTGGGCGCGGTCTGCGTCTTCGCCGAACCGCAGTTCGACAGCCGTCTCGTCGCCACCATCGCCGACGGGACGGCGGTGCGCGTCGGCATCGCCGATCCGCTGGGCGCGGACATTCCGCCCGGCCCCGGCCACTACGAGACGCTGATGCGCCGCGCCGCGGCCGCCTTCCGGGACTGCCTGGGCGGGTAG